A segment of the Catenuloplanes nepalensis genome:
CACGGCGACGGCATGGACGTGATCACCGGAGCCGGCGTCGGCGGCCTCTCGCTGGTCGACGGCGTGATGCTGCAGCCGGACGGCGACGTGTTCAGCCGCGTGATGCCGCCCGGCGTCGACTACCAGGAGATGGCCGACGTCCACTACCCGCGCGTCCGGGCGCGGATCAGCGCCGCGTCGATCCCGGACGACGTGCTCGCCCACCCGCGGTACGCGCCCACCCGGCTCTTCCTCGACCAGGCCGCCCGCGCCGGACTGCCCGCCGGCCGCCTCGACGAGGCCTGCGACTGGTCCGTGGTCCGCGACGAACTCGCCGGCACCGCCGTACCCGCGGCCTCGATCGGCGAGTACCTGACCGGCATCAACAGCGGCGCGCGTACCTCCGTGGACCGCAACTACCTGGCCTGGGCGGAGGCGTCCGGCCTGGCCGAGGTGCGCCCGCTGCACGTGGTCACGGACATCTCCGCGTCGTCCTCGCAGGGGCGCTACGAGGTCCGTGCCCGGCACATCACCGTGGACGGCGATCTCGTGGCGGAGCTGGTCCTCACCGCGGACGCGCTGATCCTGGCCGCGGGCTCGATGGGCAGCACCCGCCTGCTGGTCCGCGCGCGCGACACCGGCGCGCTGCCGCACCTGAACGACCAGGTCGGGCTGCACTGGGGCAACAACGGACTCCGCCTCCACCTGCGCGCGCTGGTCCCGTCGCCGACCGGGGCGTACCAGGGCGGGCCGACCAGCGTGGCGATCAAGCGCTGGTCCGATCCGGCGCGTGCGGTCACGGTCGAGTTCGGGCCCGCGCCCTTCCCGGTGGAGACGCACGCGATGCCGCTGCCCGGCATCGGGCTGTGCGCGCCCGAGGGCCGCTTCACGTACCGTCCGCTCACCGACGAAGCCCGTCTGACCTGGCCTTCCACGGCCGACGCCGCCGCGCAGAGCGCGATTCGAGAAACCCTGCAAACCCTTGTCGCGGGTACGCCGTCGCCGGGCCCGAATCCGCCGCTCACCGGCATCCCGGCGCTCGACGGCCTGCTCTCCGCCGCCGCTGCCGCGCCCTACGGCCTGCTCGACATGAACGCGCTGGAGCCGTACACGTTCCACCCGCTCGGCGGCGCGGTCCTCGGCCGCGCCTGCGACCTGTTCGGCCGCGTCCACGACCACCCCGGCCTCTACGTCCTCGACGCGTCCCTGATCCCCGGCTCCACCGCCGCCTGCAATCCCGCCCTCACCGTCGCCGCCCTCACCGAACGCTGCCTCGACACCCTCCTTCCCACCGACGCGGGAACGGTCTTCTGATTACCTGCGGTACAGTCTAGTCAGTCTAGACAGGGGGCGTTATGTACTGGCAGGTGCAAGAAGCCAAACAGCGTTTCAGTGAGGTGTTGCGTGCTGCGGAGACGGGCGAGCCGCAAATCGTCACCAAGCACGGCGAGGAGGTCGCGGTCGTGATCGATATCGCCGCGTATCGCAGGTTGAAGGGTGAGCAGGTCGGTTTGATGGAATATCTGCGTGTTGATCCGCTCGACGACGTCGACCTCGATGCCGAGATCGGCCGGACGGGTGAACCGCCCCGCGACATTGACCTGGCTGGCTGAGCGTGGCATTTCTGCTCGACACGAATGTGGTCTTCGAGTTGCGCAAGAGCGTGCCGGATCCACGCGTCGTCGCATGGCAGGCGGCCAACTCCCGCGCCGTCGCCTATCTGAGCGCCATGGTCGTCGGCGAGATACGGCGCGGCGTCGAACGACTCCGTCCGCGTGACCCGAAGCAGGCCGAGATTCTGGAGCGCTGGTTGACCGGTCTGACGTCCTCGTACCGTGACCGCCTTCTGCCCGTCACGGCAGAGGTCGCGGAGGAATGGGGGCGGCTGAGTGCCACGGGTCAGCCGCCGCCCGTCATCGACGGCCTGATGGCGGCAACCGCGCGCGTCCACGGCCTGACACTCGTCACCCGCAACGTCATCGACGTCGCCCGCACCGGCGTCCCTCTGATCAATCCATTCGACTGATTCAGCGGCGGACGGGCCCGCGGTAGGCGCTCCTTCTCAGAAGATCGTCGATGCGCGCGCTTCGCCGAGTTCTGCGAGCCGGCTGAGGGCCCGGGCCCGCCGGAGCTCGTTCCGTGGTCACCCGGAGGGCGGTGTTCACCGTGTCCGTCCGGGATTTCGTGCCGAGCAGCTTCGCTGCTTCAGTGAGCGCGTCGTCGTCGATGTCGATCCGTGTATCCGGAATCGAGGTGTCTACCAGCCGCGGGTGCGCCACTCGAGGAGGGAGGGACGCTCCGCGCCGAGGGTGGAGTCGTCGCCGTGGCCGGGGTAGAACCAGGTGGTGTCGGGGAGGCGGGTGAAGAGCTTGGTCTCGACGTCGGTGATCAGGGAGTCGAAGGCGGCTCTGTTGCCGCGCGTGTTGCCGACGCCGCCGGGGAAGAGCGAGTCGCCGGTCCACAGGTGTGCGATGCCGGCCGGGTCCTGATAGAGCAGCGCGATCGAACCCGGTGTGTGGCCGACCAGGTGGATGACCTCCAGCGTGACCTCACCGACCGTGATCGTGTCGCCGTCGACCACGGTGCGGGTGACGACCGGTAGCTCCGCGGCGTCGTCGCGGTGCGCGATCGACTCGGCGCCGGTGGCGGAGACGACCTCGGCCAGCGCGCCCCAGTGGTCGCCGTGCGCGTGCGTGGTCACCACAGTCGCCAGATCGGAGCCGGTCAGCGCGAGCAGCACGTCCGCGTCGTTCGCGGCGTCGATCAGCAGCTGGGTGCCGGTGGTCGTACAGCGGAGCAGGTAGGCGTTGTTGTCGAACTCTCCGCCGACCGACTGCTTGGTGATGGTCAGCGCGGGCAGCTCCCGCACGGCCGGGCCGGAGCCCGGTGAGACATGACCGGTGTACGACACGAGACCCGCCCCCATGCATCGATGATCGAATCAAGTCCCAGCGTAGCGACAGGGACGGGCCGCGCGCGTTCTGGCATGATGCGCGGGTGCGAGTCCTGGACAGCGCGCCCGAGGAGGCGACACCGAAGCCCGACGGCGGGCGTGCATCCCACCGGCTGTGGGACGTGGTCGCCGGCGTGGTCTACACGGCGCTGGCGGTGCTGGTCACCTCACGCCTGTGGGCCGACCCGGACGGCCGTGTTCTCAAGGCGAACGAGGACGATCACGGGTTCTTCCTGTTCGTGCTCGCGCACGCGGAGCGCGCGGTCTTCCACGGGGAGGGCCTGTTCTTCACGGACCGGCTGAACTTCCCGGACGGCATCAACATGATGGCGAACACGTCGATCCTGGCGCTGGGCGTCCCGGTCTCGCCGATCACGCACTGGTTCGGCCCGGGCGTCTCGATGGCGCTGTTGATCACGATCGGGCTGGGCGGCACGGCCGCGGCGTGGTACTGGGTGCTCGGCCGGCACTTCGTGAGCCACCGGAGCGCCGCGTTCGTGGCCGGGCTGTGGGGCGGGTTCGCGCCGGCGATGATCTCGCACGCGAACGGGCACATCAACTTCACCGTGCTGATCCTGGTGCCGTTCCTGTTCTGGCGCGTCGCCGAGCTGCGCCGGCCCGAGAGGCCCGTCCGGAACGGCGTCGTCCTCGGCCTGCTGATCACCGCACAGGTCTTCGTCAACGAGGAGATCCTGCTCTTCGTGGCGCTGGCCTGCGCGATCTTCACGGTCTCGTGGCTGCTGATGCACCGGGACCGGATCGGCACCGTGTGGAAGCCCGGGCTGACCGGGCTCGCGGTCGCGGCCGGCACCTCCGGCGTCCTCCTCGCGTACCCCCTGTTCCAGCAGTTCCTGGGTCGTCAGCACTATCGCGGCCTGCCGTTCACGCCGGACGTCTACGTCACCGACCTCGCGTCGTACGTGTTCTACGCCCGCCAGTCGATCGCCGGACACACCGGCCTGGCCGAGTCGCTGAGCGTCAGCGCGACCGAGGACAACAGCTTCTTCGGTCTGCCGCTGGTCGTGCTGCTGGTGGTGTGCGCGGTGCTGACCTGGCGGCTGCGGGCGATGCGCGCGGTCGTGATCACCGGCCTGGTCTTCGTGATCATCGCGTCCGGGCCGACGCTGGTGGTCGGCGGCGTGGACACCGAGGTGCCGATGCCGCTGTTCTTCGTCAGCCACCTGCCGCTGATCAACCTGATCACCACCACGCGCTTCACCATGGTCGTGGTCTGGGCCTGCGCGTTCCTGCTGGCCTTCGCGACCGACCGGGTGCTGCGGGAGCACACCGAGAAGCCGGGGCGGCGGGTCGTCCTCTGGTGGGTGACGATCGCGGTCGCGCTGCTCCCGGTCGCGCCGAAGCCGCTGATCACCGCGCCGGCCACGCCGATGCCCGAGCTGATCACGTCCGGCCAGTGGCGCGAGTTCGTACCGGACGGCCGCTCGCTGGTCCCGGTCCCGCTGCCCGAGGTGACGGTGGGCCGGGAGGGCATGCGGATGGCCGCGTTCACCGCGCTGGACGCGCCGGTGCCGCGCGGCTACTTCATGGGCCCGACGAACGGTGAGACGGAGACGACCGGCACGTGGAACGCGCCGGCCCGGCGCACCTCGGACATCCTGTTCGAGATCGTCCGGTCCGGGCGGGCGCCGGTGGTGACCGCGGCGGATCGGGCCGCCGCGCTGGACGACCTGAGATACTGGAAGGCCGGTGCGCTCGTGCTGGGGGAGCGGCACGCGCAGGCGGACGTCCTCAGGGCCACGGTGACCGACCTTCTGGGGCGGCAGCCGGAACTCGTGGGCGGCGCCTGGGTGTGGAAGGTGTCGGACCTCCCGATCTGAGGCCGGCCGAAAATGTCGTACCCCCCGGTTAGAGTCGCCTGCGGCGCTCTCATGCGGTCTGACCTGCTGTTAGTACCCCGGAAGGGGAAGTGGGAGTTCAACCGGGGTAAGAGACGTTGGAACATCCCGGGCCGCTGCGCGGCCCGATGTGACACACACCACAGGCATGGCACTTTTTGAGCTGGGAAGTGGGCGGGCAGTGACCGACCGACTGATCATTCGTG
Coding sequences within it:
- a CDS encoding type II toxin-antitoxin system VapB family antitoxin gives rise to the protein MAHPRLVDTSIPDTRIDIDDDALTEAAKLLGTKSRTDTVNTALRVTTERAPAGPGPQPARRTRRSARIDDLLRRSAYRGPVRR
- a CDS encoding MBL fold metallo-hydrolase, which produces MSYTGHVSPGSGPAVRELPALTITKQSVGGEFDNNAYLLRCTTTGTQLLIDAANDADVLLALTGSDLATVVTTHAHGDHWGALAEVVSATGAESIAHRDDAAELPVVTRTVVDGDTITVGEVTLEVIHLVGHTPGSIALLYQDPAGIAHLWTGDSLFPGGVGNTRGNRAAFDSLITDVETKLFTRLPDTTWFYPGHGDDSTLGAERPSLLEWRTRGW
- a CDS encoding GMC oxidoreductase gives rise to the protein MAAELTRRNVLALSAAALLPGPPSPPRIRREHHRVIIVGSGYGGAIAAYRLAEAGVRTLVLERGRRWPVLPGGDTFPPFLRPDRRSSWFTPSPVYPGMPPVVYRPYAGLFERVHGDGMDVITGAGVGGLSLVDGVMLQPDGDVFSRVMPPGVDYQEMADVHYPRVRARISAASIPDDVLAHPRYAPTRLFLDQAARAGLPAGRLDEACDWSVVRDELAGTAVPAASIGEYLTGINSGARTSVDRNYLAWAEASGLAEVRPLHVVTDISASSSQGRYEVRARHITVDGDLVAELVLTADALILAAGSMGSTRLLVRARDTGALPHLNDQVGLHWGNNGLRLHLRALVPSPTGAYQGGPTSVAIKRWSDPARAVTVEFGPAPFPVETHAMPLPGIGLCAPEGRFTYRPLTDEARLTWPSTADAAAQSAIRETLQTLVAGTPSPGPNPPLTGIPALDGLLSAAAAAPYGLLDMNALEPYTFHPLGGAVLGRACDLFGRVHDHPGLYVLDASLIPGSTAACNPALTVAALTERCLDTLLPTDAGTVF
- a CDS encoding type II toxin-antitoxin system VapC family toxin, yielding MAFLLDTNVVFELRKSVPDPRVVAWQAANSRAVAYLSAMVVGEIRRGVERLRPRDPKQAEILERWLTGLTSSYRDRLLPVTAEVAEEWGRLSATGQPPPVIDGLMAATARVHGLTLVTRNVIDVARTGVPLINPFD
- a CDS encoding type II toxin-antitoxin system Phd/YefM family antitoxin → MYWQVQEAKQRFSEVLRAAETGEPQIVTKHGEEVAVVIDIAAYRRLKGEQVGLMEYLRVDPLDDVDLDAEIGRTGEPPRDIDLAG